In the Ursus arctos isolate Adak ecotype North America unplaced genomic scaffold, UrsArc2.0 scaffold_19, whole genome shotgun sequence genome, one interval contains:
- the HSDL1 gene encoding inactive hydroxysteroid dehydrogenase-like protein 1 has product MAAVDSFYLLYREIARSCNCYMEALAFVGAWYTARKSITVICDFYSLVRLHFIPRLVSRADLIKQYGRWAVVSGATDGIGRAYAEELASRGLNIILISRSQDKLRMVANDIADTYKVETEVIVADFSNGREIYDPIREALKDKDIGILVNNVGVFYPYPQYFTQVSEDKLWDIINVNIAAASLMVHIVLPGMVERKKGAVVTISSGSCCKPTPQLAAFSASKAYLDHFSRALQYEYASKGIFVQSLIPFCVATSVTAPGSFLHKCSWLVPSPKVYAHHAVSTLGISKRTTGYWSHSIQFLFAQYMPEWLWVWGANVLNRSLRKEALSCKA; this is encoded by the exons ATGGCTGCTGTTGACAGCTTCTACCTCTTGTATAGGGAGATCGCCAGGTCCTGCAATTGCTACATGGAAGCTCTGGCCTTCGTCGGAGCCTGGTACACGGCCAGAAAAAGCATCACTGTCATCTGTGACTTCTACAGCCTGGTCAGACTGCACTTCATCCCCCGCCTGGTGAGCAGAGCAGATCTGATCAAGCAGTATGGAAGATGGGCAGTCGTGAGTG GTGCAACCGATGGGATCGGAAGAGCCTACGCGGAAGAGCTAGCAAGCCGCGGCCTCAATATCATCCTGATCAGCCGCAGCCAGGACAAGTTGCGGATGGTTGCTAACGACATAGCTGACACCTACAAAGTGGAAACTGAAGTTATCGTTGCGGACTTCAGCAACGGCCGCGAAATCTACGACCCCATTCGCGAAGCCTTGAAAGACAAAGACATTGGCATCTTGGTGAATAATGTAGGCGTGTTTTATCCCTACCCCCAGTATTTTACTCAGGTCTCCGAGGACAAACTCTGGGACATCATAAATGTAAACATTGCTGCAGCTAGTCTGATGGTCCATATCGTGTTACCAGGGatggtggagagaaagaagggcGCCGTTGTCACCATCTCTTCCGGCTCCTGCTGCAAACCGACCCCCCAGCTGGCTGCATTTTCTGCTTCTAAG GCTTATTTAGACCACTTCAGCCGAGCACTGCAGTACGAATATGCTTCTAAAGGAATCTTTGTACAGAGTCTCATTCCATTCTGCGTGGCCACCAGTGTGACCGCACCCGGCAGCTTTCTGCACAAGTGCTCGTGGCTGGTGCCTTCGCCGAAGGTGTACGCACATCATGCTGTTTCTACCCTTGGCATTTCGAAAAGGACCACAGGATACTGGTCCCATTCTATCCAG tttctttttgcaCAGTATATGCCTGAATGGCTCTGGGTGTGGGGAGCAAATGTTCTCAATCGTTCTTTACGTAAGGAGGCCTTATCCTGCAAAGCATGA